A window of Candidatus Nitrospira allomarina genomic DNA:
ATCCATCGTGAAAATCTTTCCTCTCAGCTCTCCACGTGTTGCGGAAATGGCGAAGGTCTTTGAAAATGTTTTTCGCTCAGTGAATATTGCATTAGTGAATGAGCTCACTTTGTTGTGTGACCGGATGAATATAAATGTTTATGAAGTGATTGATGCCGCAGCCACAAAAAACTTTGGCTTCATGCCTTTTTATCCTGGCCCTGGTGTGGGTGGACATTGCATTCCCCTGGATCCATACTACCTAGCATGGAAATCAAAAGAGTATGATGTCCATACCAGGTTCATTGAACTGGCTGGTGAGATCAATGAAAATATGCCCTATTTCGTAATGAATAAGGTTCAGCGGATTTTAAATCAACGAGGTAAATGCTTGAAAGATTCAATCATTTTTGTGTTGGGAGTAACCTATAAGGCCGACATTGAAGATCCACGTGAATCGCCTGCTACAAAAGTCATGGAACTATTGCAACATGAAGGAGCAGCTTTGCAATATTCAGACCCCTTTACTCCTTCCATTATTATTCAAGGAAAGGAATATAAATCTCAACAGATAAACCCTGAATTGTTAAAACGCAGTGCGTGCGCTCTGATTTTGACCGCGCATTCTGCTTTTGATTACCAGTTGATTGTTGAGCACGCTCCCGTGGTATTTGATACCCGTAACGGAACTCGTCAGGTGAAGCATCACCGTGATCGTATTGTGCTGCTTTCAACCTAAGGAGCGTTTCAATACTAAACACATCGGCTTGACAGTCTTACTGTATTTAGTTATAAAGCCCTGTTTAAGCAGGGCTTTTTTGTGTCTTGTGAATCTCTCATTTGTTGGCAGCACTCCCCCCAAAATTGCATTATCAAAAGTTGAATCGCTGAAAGACCTACCGCATGAAGTTGCTCAAGCAATTCTTAGTACGGTTATCGGGGAATATCTTTGAGACCCTGAATCCAAAGTTGGGACCCTATCGTGTAAAGCAAAAGCCACCGCCCCTTAAGCTGGTTTCCCATAACCTTCATCCGGAGGTTTCTCAGGATCGTACCCTCCAACGAACAGCCAATCTTGGCCATATGAGTGCTCTGGAATCAGCTCTTCAAAAAGGGGAAGACTGGTTACTGAACATGCAAGATCCTGAACAGGGATTTTGGGTTGAGGAGTTGGAAGCGGATACGACCCTGACCTCTGAGTATGTGATGCTTCGACGGTTTCTGGATGTGGTTGATCTGGATCGAGAGCGGAAAGCTATTCGGTATTTACTTCATACTCATCTCGAGGATGGGGGTTGGCCCATTTTTTTCGGAGGGCCTGCAGATATCAGTGCATCTGTAAAGGCCTATTTTGCGCTTAAGCTGGCAGGGGTTTCTCCTGATGAGCCCGTGATGCAACGTGCGAGAAGTTTCATCCTCGGCAAGGGTGGTGTCGTTCAGGCCAATGTCTTCACCAAAATCACCTTAGCATTATTCGGGCAATATGATTGGCGCGGGATACCGTGTATGCCTCCAGAAATATTTTTAGCCCCTCAATGGTTTTATTTTAATTTATATGCCGTTTCATATTGGTCCCGTGCAGTCATTATCCCGCTTTTAATTATTTTTGCCCATCGACCTATGTGCACCATCTCCAAGGAACAAGGGATTGATGAACTTTTTCTTCAGCCTCGTCAGGAGGTGGACTATGCTCATGTGCCACCGTTGCACAGGGATTCCACCCTGATAAGCTGGCGGAATTTTTTTGTTTGGGTCGATGGGCTGCTTCGTTTATATGAGGCCTATCACATAAAGGCCCTCCGGAAAAAAGCTTTGAGTAGCGTACAGTCTTGGATGCTTGAACATATGGGTGGAGAGGGAGGATTGGGAGCCATCTATCCGGCAATGGCCTATTCGGTTTTTGCCCTTCGAGCTTTGGGATACTCTACCGATCATCCGTTGGTTCAAAAAGCATTGAGGGAAATAGAAGCACTTGAAATTTACTCGAATCCCGGTAATACCCCAACGCCCACTATGCTGCATTTACAGCCTTGTCATTCTCCAGTTTGGGATACAGCCTTGACGATTAATGCGTTGATCGAACGGGGCCTTGCGCTGGACCATTCCTCATTGCAACATGCGGATGCTTGGTTGCGAGCCCGTCAGTGTCAAAAAGTAGGAGATTGGGCGGTGTCGGCTCCAAAAGCTCGGGCTGGTGGATGGGCGTTCCAATTTGAAAATGAATGGTATCCCGATGTCGATGATACCGCGGCTGTGGTGACGGGGTTGGCCAAGATTAATTCTGCCGACGTGTTCGGTTCAGATGAGGTCCTTCAACGAGGGTTCCGATGGGCTTTGGCGTTACAGGGGTCAGATGGTGGTTGGGGCGCATATGATAAGGATAACAATAAATTAATTTTTAACAAGATTCCTTTTGCGGATCATCAGGCTCTTTTGGATCCCAGTACGGCCGATTTAACCGGTCGCTGCTTGGAAATGTTAGGAACGTTAGGGTACGACCAGTCTCACCCTGCCGTGAACCCCGCAATTGAGTTCTTACGCAAGGAGCAAGAGCCAAACGGAAGTTGGTATGGCCGATGGGGGGTCAATTATATTTATGGGACGTGGTGTGTCCTTTCAGGCCTTCGTGCAATAGGCATTGATATGACGGTGCCGTGGATCCAGCAGGCAGTGATTTGGCTAGAGTCCGTTCAGAACTCTGATGGGGGTTGGGGGGAATCCTGTGATTCCTACGCTGATGTGGAGAAGGCCGGGCGAGGAGAAAGTGCCGCATCTCAAACCGCCTGGGCCCTCATGGCCCTGCTTCAAGCTGGAGAATCGGACTCCATAAGTGTTGTCAGGGGAGTCAATTGGCTCATTCGCCATCAACGTGAGAATGGAGTTTGGGATGAGCCGTTTCATACGGGTACCGGGTTCCCCAGGGTCTTTTATTTACGGTATCATGGGTATTTTAAATATTTCCCCATCTGGGCCCTGGGTATGTACCGGAATGTAAAAATAACCGGGGAAGCAAGGGCCGATCAATTACGAAAGGCCGCCCAAGTGGCCAGACGCCAGAGTAAGCTTGTGTAATTTCGGTCCTGACTGCCTACCTTTTGCATATTTCCCATTTCCCGATGATGGCAGGAGCCTCCTCTGACCAAAATCGTCATATTGACTGCAACCCATGTAGAGTTTAACGCTGTTGGCCGGACTCTTCCCCGTGTGTGCTCTGCCAATCTCCCAGGGTATGCTGGCTTAGAGAGTCAGGGCGCTTCAACCCATGTCTTATTAGTGAAGACGGGAATAGGTCCAGGAAAGGCTGAAAGGGTTACCCGGCAAATTTTAGAGAGCGAAGCATGGGATGTCGTCATTTCTACCGGTTTTGCCGGTGCTCTCAATTCTTCCCCAATCGGATCGCTGGTGGTCGGGCAAGAGGTTCTCTTGGGGCAGTCTACAGAGATGTTCTCTGATTCTGATCTGCAACGAATTGTGTGTCATCCTGAGTGGGTCAAGGCGGCATTAAGGGTCCCATTGACGGATGGGTGCCTTCTTCAAGTTGGTCGGTTTGTAACGACGGATCGAGTGCTGACACAGGCTACACAAAAACGTATTCTGGGGGAACGGACCGGAGCGATGGCTGTAGATATGGAGAGTGGAGCGATAGGCGAAGTGGCGAAGCAGTTTGGTTTCCCTTTTTTGATTATTCGTGCGATATCTGATGGTATTAACGAGGATTTACCGGTAGACTTCAATATGTTTCTCAAGCCATTTGGGTGGGTTGGGGGTATAGGACAGGTCCTATCCTCACCTCGATGTTGGAAGGGATTTTTTCGTTTGTATCGGCATTCGAGGCAGGCCGGAATCCAACTTTCTAGTTTTTTTGAAAATTTTTTCCCGATTGTTTCAGCTCAAACTTTCTCCATGGCCATCAATAAATCTGGCGCAGAAATTCCATGATATTATTGCAACAAATTGGGAAACGGACTCTTTTCTTGATAGAAGAAATGGGGGCCATGTTTGTGTTTTTGATACGGACGTTTGGATGGTTGTTCCGACCACCGGTGAGAATCGCTCAAATTATCAAGCAAATGCATTTTGTGGGATTCAAGTCTTCTTTTGTTGTGATTCTGACGGCGTTATTTACCGGAATGGTGTTAGCGCTTCAAGGGTACTATTCCCTGAGGAAGTTTGGTTCTGAAGGTTTGCTAGGGTCTGCGGTGGCGATAAGTATGATCCGTGAGCTAGGTCCGGTATTAGCGTCATTGATGGTGACGGCTCGCGCGGGATCAGCCATGACCGCAGAAATTGGAATTATGCGTATTACCGAGCAAATTGACGCATTGGAGACTATGGCAATCAATTCCTTGCAGTATTTGATTACTCCCAAGGTTGTTGCGTCGCTTATTTCGGTGCCCTTGTTGGTTGCTATGTTTGACGTGGTGGGAATATGGGGAGGGTATCTGGTTGGGGTCAAGTTGCTCGGAGTCAGCGGGGGATCCTATTGGAGTTCAATCGAATCAGCGGTGGAATGGAAAGATGTTTATGGGGGGATCTTAAAGTCGATTAGTTTTGGCCTGATTATCAGCTGGGTCTGCTGCTATAAAGGGTATTACACGAGAATGAGTGCCGAGGGTTTAGGGAAAGCTACCACTGAATCTGTGGTCTTGGCGGCAGTTCTTATTTTGGTGTGGGACTATTTTTTAACCTCCGTCCTTATGTAACGTTACGTATGTCTACGAGTCTACCGATGGTCATTAAGCTGGAAGGGGTGGAAAAGACCTTAGGAGGACAATCTGTGCTCAAAGGGATCACTCTCGATATTCCTAAAGGTAAAATTACGACGATTATCGGTCCGAGCGGTGAGGGCAAAAGTGTGATGCTTAAGCACATCATTGGGTTGATTCGCCCGGATCGAGGCCGAGTCATTATTGATGGAACGGACCTTACGCAAATTAATGACCAAGAATTGAATGACATACGCAAAAAATTTGCTATGTTGTTTCAATCGGCTGCCTTGTTTGATTCTATGACTGTATTTGATAATGTCGCTTTTCCCTTGCGAGAAAAACGCATGATGACTGAACAGGAAATTTGTCGATGGGTACCAGAGATGCTGGAGAGGGTAGGGTTGGACAAGATGGGCCATAAATTTCCTGCAGAACTGAGCGGAGGAATGAAGAAACGTGCAGGATTAGCCAGGGCGCTGGTGATGGGGCCGGAGATTATATTATTTGATGAACCGACGACGGGGTTGGACCCGTTGATGGCCCATGCCATCCATAACCTCATTTTGGCTATGCATAAAACCTTTGGCTTTACCGGTGTGATGGTGAGCCATGAAATCCCAGAGATCTTCCCTATCTCGGATTGGGTTGCTATGTTAAAGAATGGAAAGATTATTGCTATGTGTCCTTCAAATGAATTTCAGCAGACTGCCGATCCTGTGGTGCGTGAGTTTATTTCGGTCAATAATGGTATTAATCTCGCTCCAGTCTGAATCTCCTGGCTCTCGGGAGTGGGTTAGGGAGTGATAAGTGTCAAGCTGAACTATATGCATTATCCTTCCTGGGCCTTGCCCTAATAAAACATCAATTACTCGAACTGAAATATTATGATGGAACGTGGAAAACTTGAATTAATCGTCGGAATATTTGTGTTAGTGGGGGTCATCTGCCTTGGGTATTTGGCGATCAAACTTGGAAAGCTTGAGCTGGTTGGAGGGGATTATTACGAACTCCAGGCAGAATTTTCTTCCACTTCCGGGTTGAAAAACGGCGCGTCGGTAGAAATCGCCGGAGTAGAGGTGGGCCGTGTAAAAAAAATCGGACTGAACGACGATCGGGCTCAAGTGGTCCTAGCGATTCAGGATGGGATCACGGTGTTTGACGATGCGATTGCTTCAATCAAGACTCGTGGCATTATCGGAGAAAAATTCATGGAATTATCTCCCGGCGGGGCGGGCGAACGTTTGAAGACTGGTGGAACCATTGTGGACACTGAATCTGGAATTGACCTAGAGCAGGTGATTAGTCAATTTATCCATGGCAATGTTGAGTGAGGCTTGTTTGGTGAAATAGATGTGGAGGAAATATGCAAAGGGAATGGGTTAAGAAACCTGAGTTAAAGGTGAGAGCCAGTGCAGGTGAACCTCGAAGGGTGCAGTTTAAACATTCTTCAAGAAATGTGGCAGTGTTATTATTTGGTTGGATAGTAGTTTCTTTTGCCTGTATGACTGTCGCATGGGGAGGAGGTACTCCAACGGGGGCAGTTAAGGAAACCGTTGATCAGGTTTTTGTGGTGCTGAGGGATCAAGCGTTGAAGGATCCTTCGAGAGAGACGGAACGGCGAGCCAAGCTGGAAGAAATCATCGGAAAGCGGTTTGATTATGGCGAAATGGCCAAGCGTACCCTGGCTTCTCAGTGGAAGGGATTAAGTACAGAGCAACAACAAGAATTTGTGACTTTATTTCAACAGTTTTTGGCAAATTCCTATGTCGGCAATGTAGACGGATATTCGGGGGAAGAAGTGGAGTACCTCAAAGAGCGCGAAAAAGGAGAATTCGCTGAAGTTCAGACTAAAGTGGTGTCTCCGAAAGTGCAAATACCCTTGGACTATCGTCTGTTGCAAAAAAATGGAGAGTGGTGGGTGTATGACGTAGTGATTGATGGAGTAAGTTTGATGAAAAATTACCGTGGGCAATTTTCCCGTATTATTAACTCCTCATCGTTTGAAGCTCTTCTCGAGAAGCTTCGTTCAAAAGCCGACCTGGGGACTTCGTCCTAAGGAGTCGGTTTTGTGATATCGTTTCGTTCGTGGGGCCTGGTATTGGTGTGCCTGGCCTTAGGCGGCGTTATCCTTCAATCTTCTAAAGTCCTCGCCGAAAATTCTTTTTTTGTGGTTCCTGCGTTTTCTACCTCCAAAAATGATGGACAAGACTTTGGGTTGATTGCCCCGTCATTGAATTCGGATGCGGAAGGTAACCTTCGTTCTCTCTTTGCTCCCATGTTGATTCACAATTCATTTTTAGGAGTCCGGGGAACCTTGAACTATTTTCATTATTGGTCTGGTGGGAGGCAAATGGAGACAGTCGGTTCGTATACAGAGGAAATTGAACGAAAGCTGAAGTTTCGTTACCAGGATCCTGGGTTTATCGAAGGGCTGTTCTTTGTGGATGTTGGAGCACAGTTTTTCAAAAATGCGACCAAGCGGTTTTATGGTTTAGGACAAACCACTCCCAAAAGTAATGAATCAAACTATACGGGGCGTGAAATTCACATTCATTGGAACTTTGGTATCCATTTGAATGATGTGACGCGATTATCCGTTAACCAAAGATTTCGAAATGTTGAAATTCAACCGGGAGGTGTAGATGACGAGCCATATACTAAGGATCGTTTCCCGCGGGATCCGGGGATAAAAGGTGCGACGATTTTAGCCCACCGTCTGGTGTTTCAATATGATTCCAGAGATAACCTCAATACCCCGACCGCGGGCACCCGAGTCGAAGCATTCGGGGAATTGGCGCAGAACTTTGATTTTGGGAAAGAAGAGGATCTGTTGTATTTTCGTTCAGGGTTTGATATCAGGCACCTGATACCGAGTCCCTCCAAACGGTATATTTTTGTGGCCCGAGCGATGCTGCAATTAAGTTTTGGCGATGGGATCCCCTTTTACGAACAAAGTTCCTTGGGAGGAGAAGACAACCTGAGAGGATATGGGAAGGATCGGTTTATTGATAAACATATGGTGGCATTTAATGTGGAGGAACGTATACATCTATTTGGGATGAAGATGTTCAATGTCAGTATAGAATGTGAATTAACGCCATTTGTGGATATGGGGAGAACCTATAAGGATTTTAAATTTCGTCAATTTCATGATTGGGAAGTTACACCTGGAGTAGGCTTCCGAGCCATTGTCCGTCCCAATGTCATGGCCCGGGTGGATTGGGGGTACAGTAGGGAAGGTGGAGCAGTCTTTGCTGGCCTCAACTATCCTTTTTGATACAGCCCATAGTCAATCTGCTCTTCCAAAAAAAACATGTAATGACAAGATCAAGGACTACGCGTTTATTTGTGCCAATAGGGTTACTTTTCCTCGTAGGAGTCCTCATTCTTTTTTCTGGGGCATTGCAGGGTGAGGACTCAATCGACCAGCAAAATCCCGAGAGTCTTGAAAGGGAGCTGGAGATTTTGGTGAGGGAGGGAGCAGCTAATTCAAACGATCTTACGCGCTTGCTTCGGATGGCCGGTTTGTATTTGGATCTAGGGTACGGGGTATACGTTGATCGGGAGCAGAAGTTGGCAGCTTTCCAGGAAGGAGCCCGTCTCGCTCAAAAAGCCTTTGGTCTTCGTGAGTCTTCTGCCGATGCCCATTTTTTGTATGCCGCCAATCTTGGGAGTGCGGCGGAGTTGGAGGGTTTGGTTTCGGCGGCATTGACGATTCAGAAGTTAAAGAAGCATGTGAATCGGGTTTTGGAACTTGATCCAAACAATGTTCAGGCTCACCATATGTTAGGACGGATGTATGAGGAGTTACCCTGGGTGTTAGGAGGCGATCAGAACGTAGCTGGAGAGCATTTGAAAAAAGCGGTTTCTCTCGATAGCCGGTATGCACCGGCAGGGTTGGATCTTGCGAAATGGTACCTGAAACACGGACAAAATTTGGAGGCAGTGAAGGAGCTAAACCGGGTTGTAAATACCCCCCCTCTTAAAAAGCGATGGATATGGGAACGGATTCATCGACCGGAAGCTCAAGCCCTGCTCCAGCAGGCCCTAGGCCAGGTGGATGTTGACCGTTCCACTGCTCATCCCTGAAGTTAGACCAAATGCTTGACAGGCAATAGCAGCTATGGGAAGATTTTGTTTAGTCATGTCAGAATTTGGACATTTTTAGTTATTCCCCAACAATACGTTAGGTTCTTCAAGAAAGGATGCCCAATGTCCTTGCTAAAAAGGATTGAAAGTCCAGCAGATTTAAAGAAACTTTCTCGGGACCAATTCCCTGAACTTTGTCAGGAAATTCGGGAACTCATTATAGAGGTAATCTCCCATGTGGGGGGGGCATTTGGCCTCCAATTTAGGCGTGGTGGAGTTGACGGTGGCTTTGCAGTATTTATTGAACACGCCAGACGATAAAATTGTCTGGGATACCAGTAATCAGGCTTACACACATAAATTATTAACGGGCCGTCGTGAACAATTCCATACGGTCCGCCAGTTCGGGGGAATAAGCGGATTTTGTAAACGAGAAGAAAGCATCTATGACACGTTTAATGCCGGACATGCCGGAACCGGTGTGTCCGCTGCCGTGGGCTTTGTGGAGGCACGTGAGCAATTAGGCAAGTCCAATAAGGTCGTTTGCGTCGTAGGAGACGGGGCACTCACTGCCGGAATGACATTGGAAGGATTGCAGCATGCCGGAGATATGGGCCGGGACTGTGTGGTGATCCTTAATGATAATCAAATGTCGATTTCACGAAACGTCGGAGCTATTTCCGCCTATCTTAATCGGACCTTTACCGGGGAGTTCTATACAAGACTTCGTGAGGAAACCTCTCAACTCCTGGAAACCATTCCGCAAATTGGAGAACCCGTAAAGCGAATGGCGATTCGGGCCGAAGAGCTGGCCAAAGGCTTACTGCTCCCGGGTCTGCTATTTGAAGAGTTGGGATTTCGATATGTCGGTCCCATTGATGGACACAATTTTGAGCATTTACTCCCGACGTTGGAGAATGTTTTGAAATTAAAAGGGCCAACTCTCCTGCATGTGATTACCAAAAAAGGATTGGGTTTTCAGCCGGCAATGAAGAATCCTGTTTGGTTCCATGCCTGTTCACCGTTTGATTCAAAGACTGGGCAACCGATGAAAAAGCCCGGTCACCCTTCGTATAGTTCTATTGCTGCTAAAACCCTGATTCGTCAAGCCAAAAAAGATAACCGGGTGTTGGTCATTACGGCTGCGATGTGCGAGGGAACGGGAATGTCTGAGTTTGAAAAGGAATTTCCCTCCCGTTTGATTGATGTCGGGATTGCCGAGCAGCATGCGGTGACATATGCAGCTGGTCTCGCCGCGGATAATATGCGGCCGGTTATCTGTATGTACTCGACCTTTCTGCAGCGGGCCTATGATCAGGTTGTGCATGATGTGGCAACCCAAAATCTGCCGGTGACCTTTTGTATTGATCGGGGAGGATTGGTGGCCGAAGACGGAACGACCCATCATGGGGCTTTTGATTTTGCGTTTCTGCGGCATGTTCCCAATATGGTAATTATGGCCCCAAAAGATGAAAATGAACTCCAACATATGGTCCAAACAGGATTAGTGCATGATGGTCCGGTGGCGGTTCGATATCCTCGCGGTAGTAGCCTTGGGGTGCCTTTAGATTCTGAACCCATTCCCCTTACTATCGGCCAGGGTGAGCTATTATCCGATGGGCGAGATGTGGCTATTATCGCAATTGGGGTTATGGTCTCGGAGGCGATGAAAGCGGCTGAGCGCTTACAAGAAGAAGGCGTATCCGTGGCTGTCATTAATGCACGTTTTGTGAAGCCGCTGGATAAAACCCTTATTCGAGAAATTGCCAACAAAGTAAAATGCTTAATTACTGTCGAAGAAGGGTGCCGAATGGGCGGATTTGGATCTGCGGTCCTAGAATTTTTATCGGAAGAGGAATGTTGGAGTATTCCGACTAAAGTACTCGGATTACCAGATTGGTACATTGAACAAGGGCCTCAGGATTTGCTCAGGGAAAAATACGGTCTCACGGCGGATGGGATTTATGATCAGGCCAAGGCGTTACATGACCGGGTTTCTCTGCAAGCAGTGATACGCTAGTCTATTCTCGTGTATATTTCTCGACGAAAAACCAAACAAATCCAGGTTGGATCGGTCAAAGTTGGTGGGGATGCCCCCATAACGGTCCAGTCTATGACGATTCCTCATCCGAGGGACGTTGCTGGGACTCTGGAGCAGATTCACCTATTAGAGAAAGCTGGATGTGAATTAATTAGGGTAGCCGTACCCGATATGGAAGCCGCTGATGCGCTTCCCAAAATTAAATCACAAATGACGGTACCCTTGATCGCAGATATCCATTTTGACCATCGTCTTGCACTCAAAGCCGCCAAAGTTGTGGATTGCGTCCGTATTAATCCAGGGAATATTGGGCCATGGTGGAAAACCGAAGAAGTGATTCAGGCTGTCAATGACTATGGCATTCCACTCAGAATTGGCGTGAATGGCGGTTCCTTGGAGAAGCATCTTCTTGAAAAATACGGCTACCCCACGGCTGAAGCACTTGCGGAATCGGCATTGAACGCGGTTCATGCGTTGGAGGATGTTGGGTTTACGAATATGAAGGTGTCCCTGAAGGCCTCTGACGTGCACATGGCGATTGATGCCTATTGGTTGTTTGCCCAGCAAGCCAATTACCCATTGCATATCGGCATTACCGAAGCAGGAACTGCGATGACAGGTGCGGTGAAATCTGCTATTGGGTTAGGTTGGCTGCTTTCTCAGGGCATCGGCGACACCCTTCGGGTCTCTTTAGCGGCCGATCCGGTAGAAGAAGTCAAAGTCGGATTTGAAATTCTGAAATCGCTGGAGCTTCGTCATCGTGGTGTCAATGTGATTGCTTGTCCAACATGTGGGCGAGTGGAAATTGATGTGGTGAAAATGGCTAACGAATTAGAGCATCGACTGGGACATATCACCACCCCAATCACTGTATCCGTCTTGGGTTGTGTAGTGAATGGAATTGGTGAAGGGAAAGAAGCTGATATTGGAATTGCCGGAGGTCAAGGCGTAGGAATTCTTTTTAAAAAAGGGAAATTATATAAACGTGTGCCATCTGAAGACCTTCTTCATACTTTGATTGAAGAAGTGGAGTTGATGGCCAAAGAGCAGGGTGGTCAGGATTCGAGCGTCAATGGTCATGAGACGCCCGATGCCGGCTCCATTCATCAATCCCCAATGGAAGATCTTTCCTTAAGCCCGATACGATCTGTCTCCAGAGAACTTCCCGTGTTGCCTCGTCAGTAATGATTCCAGCCTTTTGAGGACTAAAGAAAGAGAAAGTCAGACTTTTTCTTGTACAAGAGAAAATAGACTTCTTATAATGGGCTCGCAAAGGCGCCGTACCCAAGTGGCTAAGGGAGCAGTCTGCAAAACTGCGATTCAGCGGTTCGAACCCGCTCGGCGCCTCCATTTATTTATTATTTTATCCTGTTTAAACCAGGCAGAGGATTAGAATGTAGGCTGGGGGTAAGAGTGGATGCGCTTGAATTATGGTGAAAATCTAGAGGGAGTAAAATAATCATGTCGGTACCTGTATCTCAAATGTATACCGTAGCTCATTATGCCCTCTCAAAGCACTTACGGGGTGTGAAGCGATACCCTCTTGTGCTCATGTTAGAGCCGCTCTTTCGGTGTAACCTGGAATGTGCAGGGTGTGGAAAAATCCAGTACCCGGATCATATTTTGAATCGGAGACTGACGCCTGAGCAATGTTGGGCTGCTGCTGAGGAATGTGGTGCACCAATTGTGAGTATTCCTGGAGGAGAGCCCCTGATTCATCCTGAAATGCCAGCCATTGCCGAAGGGCTTGTGAAGCGAAAGAAATATGTTTACCTCTGTACAAATGCCATTCTGCTTGAACGAAAATTACAGGACTATACTCCCTCGAAATACCTTACATTTAGCATCCATATGGATGGTCTCAAGGAAGAGCATGACCATGCCGTTTGTCGAGATGGCGTCTATGACGTTGCCGTGAAAGCCATTAAGGCTGCTTTAGCCAAAGGTTTTCGGGTGACGACCAATACGACATTATTTAATGATGCGGCGCCTGCTCGTGTCAGGCGATTTTTTGATGAAATGATGGAGTTGGGTGTGGAAGGCATGATGATTTCTCCTGGGTATAGTTATGAAAAGGCTCCAGATCAGCATAGTTTTTTAAGCCGTGAACGGACGCATTCGTTATTTGCGCAATTGCTGGCCCAACGTAAACGTGCGTGGCAGTTCAACCAATCTCCGTTATTTCTTGAATTCCTGATGGGAAAACGGGAGTATGAGTGCACCCCTTGGGGGAATCCCACGTACAACATTTTTGGATGGCAGCGCCCCTGTTATTTATTGCAGGATGGGTACGTATCCACTTTTCGAGAATTAATGGAAGAAACGGAGTGGGAGCGTTATGGGACGGGACGACATGAACAATGCCGGGATTGTATGGTGCATTGTGGGTATGAAGCTTCTGCCGTGAAAGATACCTTCAGCTCATGGAGTGGGTTTTTTGGGACGGTCAGGGCGACCCTGTTTCCCAATGCTGTGTGAGGCTACTCCTCTGTGTTTTTCTTTTCTTTCCTCAACTCTGGGTCCACTGGAAAATGTCTCCACGTTTAGCTGTCAATAAGGGGTCATCATGGGTTTAGATGTATCTCCAACTGATACTCCTCAATCATGGGAAGGACGGCATCTGCAGCCTTCGAATGAGAAAGAATTGCACGAAGCCATGGATCGCATATTTGATTATCGAGGCGATGTGACGATTCACCTGAAAACAGGGGAGCAGGTTATAGGATTTGTATTTGATCGTCA
This region includes:
- the hpnH gene encoding adenosyl-hopene transferase HpnH, whose product is MSVPVSQMYTVAHYALSKHLRGVKRYPLVLMLEPLFRCNLECAGCGKIQYPDHILNRRLTPEQCWAAAEECGAPIVSIPGGEPLIHPEMPAIAEGLVKRKKYVYLCTNAILLERKLQDYTPSKYLTFSIHMDGLKEEHDHAVCRDGVYDVAVKAIKAALAKGFRVTTNTTLFNDAAPARVRRFFDEMMELGVEGMMISPGYSYEKAPDQHSFLSRERTHSLFAQLLAQRKRAWQFNQSPLFLEFLMGKREYECTPWGNPTYNIFGWQRPCYLLQDGYVSTFRELMEETEWERYGTGRHEQCRDCMVHCGYEASAVKDTFSSWSGFFGTVRATLFPNAV
- a CDS encoding MlaC/ttg2D family ABC transporter substrate-binding protein, producing the protein MTVAWGGGTPTGAVKETVDQVFVVLRDQALKDPSRETERRAKLEEIIGKRFDYGEMAKRTLASQWKGLSTEQQQEFVTLFQQFLANSYVGNVDGYSGEEVEYLKEREKGEFAEVQTKVVSPKVQIPLDYRLLQKNGEWWVYDVVIDGVSLMKNYRGQFSRIINSSSFEALLEKLRSKADLGTSS
- the ispG gene encoding flavodoxin-dependent (E)-4-hydroxy-3-methylbut-2-enyl-diphosphate synthase, with product MYISRRKTKQIQVGSVKVGGDAPITVQSMTIPHPRDVAGTLEQIHLLEKAGCELIRVAVPDMEAADALPKIKSQMTVPLIADIHFDHRLALKAAKVVDCVRINPGNIGPWWKTEEVIQAVNDYGIPLRIGVNGGSLEKHLLEKYGYPTAEALAESALNAVHALEDVGFTNMKVSLKASDVHMAIDAYWLFAQQANYPLHIGITEAGTAMTGAVKSAIGLGWLLSQGIGDTLRVSLAADPVEEVKVGFEILKSLELRHRGVNVIACPTCGRVEIDVVKMANELEHRLGHITTPITVSVLGCVVNGIGEGKEADIGIAGGQGVGILFKKGKLYKRVPSEDLLHTLIEEVELMAKEQGGQDSSVNGHETPDAGSIHQSPMEDLSLSPIRSVSRELPVLPRQ
- a CDS encoding tetratricopeptide repeat protein, yielding MREGAANSNDLTRLLRMAGLYLDLGYGVYVDREQKLAAFQEGARLAQKAFGLRESSADAHFLYAANLGSAAELEGLVSAALTIQKLKKHVNRVLELDPNNVQAHHMLGRMYEELPWVLGGDQNVAGEHLKKAVSLDSRYAPAGLDLAKWYLKHGQNLEAVKELNRVVNTPPLKKRWIWERIHRPEAQALLQQALGQVDVDRSTAHP
- a CDS encoding BamA/TamA family outer membrane protein gives rise to the protein MISFRSWGLVLVCLALGGVILQSSKVLAENSFFVVPAFSTSKNDGQDFGLIAPSLNSDAEGNLRSLFAPMLIHNSFLGVRGTLNYFHYWSGGRQMETVGSYTEEIERKLKFRYQDPGFIEGLFFVDVGAQFFKNATKRFYGLGQTTPKSNESNYTGREIHIHWNFGIHLNDVTRLSVNQRFRNVEIQPGGVDDEPYTKDRFPRDPGIKGATILAHRLVFQYDSRDNLNTPTAGTRVEAFGELAQNFDFGKEEDLLYFRSGFDIRHLIPSPSKRYIFVARAMLQLSFGDGIPFYEQSSLGGEDNLRGYGKDRFIDKHMVAFNVEERIHLFGMKMFNVSIECELTPFVDMGRTYKDFKFRQFHDWEVTPGVGFRAIVRPNVMARVDWGYSREGGAVFAGLNYPF